TCAGGGCTTTGCGGGCTGCTTCTCGGCATGCGGGCCTTTCCAGCCATCCTGGTAGCGCTTTTTTTACAAGCCGTGTTGTTTGGATTTGGAGGACTAATGGTCCTCGGCGCGAATACGACCATTCTGGCCGGACCTGCCGCCTTGCTGGGCGCCGCTGCGCGTGCCTGGATGAACCGATCGCCCGCGGTCGCGCGATGGGCACCGCTAGTCGCCGGCGGCACGGCGGCTCTGTCGATCGCGTCCAGCGGAGCGCTGGCCGCCCTAGCGCTTGCGCTCTCGGACCGCAGCTTCGTCGGCGCAGCCGCTTTGCTATTTGCCGCTCACGCCCCAATTATCGCTGTCGAGGCCGTCATCACTGCGGGCATTGCGGGATTCCTGATGAAGGTCCGACCGGAGTTGCTGATCGAGGGAGGGCTGCTCCATGGCCCTGCTCGCCGCGATTGAGGCGCCCGCCACCCTGAACCGCATCGATCCGCGAGCGCGAATCGCCGTCTGTGCGGCATGGCTATTTGCGCTCTCGGCCGTTTCGGACCTAAGGGCCCTCTCCGTGGCATGTGGCGCGCTCGCAGCCCTCACCCTCGCCGCTCGACTGCCGTTGCGGTCGATTGCTCCGCGCTTTATCGCGCTCAATCTATTTCTTCTAATCTGGTGGGCCACGATTCCTCTGTTGGATCCATCACAAGGCTGGCGGTTCGCGGCCGCGATTGCCGCGCGGGCCAATGCAATGTTGCTGGCCATCACGCTGTTCATCAGCACGATCGAGGCGGGTGCTCTCGCTCACGCCCTCGCGCACCTGCGGGTTCCGCGCCCGCTTGTTCACGTCCT
The genomic region above belongs to Kiritimatiellia bacterium and contains:
- the cbiM gene encoding cobalt transporter CbiM encodes the protein MHIAEGILSGPVLLGGGLAAAAGTAIGLRAIRDDDIPRVAMLTTVFFVASLIHVPIGPGSVHLILSGLCGLLLGMRAFPAILVALFLQAVLFGFGGLMVLGANTTILAGPAALLGAAARAWMNRSPAVARWAPLVAGGTAALSIASSGALAALALALSDRSFVGAAALLFAAHAPIIAVEAVITAGIAGFLMKVRPELLIEGGLLHGPARRD
- a CDS encoding energy-coupling factor transporter transmembrane protein EcfT — translated: MALLAAIEAPATLNRIDPRARIAVCAAWLFALSAVSDLRALSVACGALAALTLAARLPLRSIAPRFIALNLFLLIWWATIPLLDPSQGWRFAAAIAARANAMLLAITLFISTIEAGALAHALAHLRVPRPLVHVLLLAVRYAEVLWLEQQRMQRAMRARAFRPRPNAHTYRSLTRLVGMLLVRSLDRADRILGAMKCRGYRGDFPLLHHFRFRPLDGVFVAVGLAFAALLVLGGRG